Genomic DNA from Leucobacter triazinivorans:
GTGCGTTGTGGAGGTGCACGTGGGTGGCGTGCGCGGCGAGCTCGGCGTCGCCGCGGGCGATGGCCTCGGCGATGAGCGCGTGCTCGGAGACGGAGGCGCGCAGCCGGGATCGGTTGTCGCGGGCGAGTCTGCGGGCGCGCACCAGGTGGGTGCGGATCGTGCGCAGCGCGCTCGTGAGGTAGGCGTTGTCGACCGCTGCGTCGACGGCCGCATCGAACCGTGAGATGAGCGTGTAGTACTCGTCGGCGGCCACGTCTCCGGTCTCGGGATGCGCCGCGGTGAATGCGGCGGCGAGTGCGGCGAACAGTTGCCGATCGCCGCGCTCGGCGGCGATCCGCGCTGCGGTCTCCTCGAGCGCTCGCCGCGCCTCGAAGAGCTCGCCGATGTCATCGGCGTCGAAGCCCGATACCACCAGCACCCGCGGGGATTGCTGACGCACCAGCCCGTCCGCGACCAGCCGGCCGATCGCCTCGCGCATCGGGGTGCGGCTTACCCCGAGACGCTCCGCCTGCTCGACCTCGCCCACCACGGAGCCGGGCGTCAGCGCACCGCTCTGGATTTCCTCCAGCAGCGTGGCGTAGGCCCGGTCGCTCGCTCGCATGCACCTCTCCCTCGGACACCCCTAGCGTATACATTATTGAGCAATCAGGCAAGAGAAGCGCCAAACTTACCCTGTTTTCGTATACACAAGAACTGCCGGCTGAAGATCCACCTCGCGCCGACCCGAACGCAGGAGCCGGTCAGAGCTCGGCGATGATGATCTTCTTCATCGGCATCATGCGTTCGAAGGCACCCGGGTGCTCCATCAGCTCCCCCATGTTCGCCGGCACGATCTGCCAGCTGACTCCGAATCGATCGGCGAGCCAGCCGCACTGCTCCGCCTCGGGCACGGCCGAGAGCGCCTCCCAGAGCCGGTCGATCTCGGCCTGATCCGCGCATCGCACCTCGAGCGAGACTCCGCAGGTGAACGGCGCGTCCTGCTCCACCGCGGAATCCATCACGGCGAACCACTGCTCGCCGATCCGGAACTCCCCGTACATGAGGGCCTCGGGCGAGGCGGGACCGGTCTGCTCGCCGTACGGGAATCGGCCGCCCGCCGCCGCGTCGTCGAACACCGCGACGTAGCGGTCGATCGCCTCCGAGGCCCGGTTCTGCACCGCTCCGGAGAACATCAGCGCCGGGACGAGGAAGGGTCGGGGATCCCCGTCCGGATCCGTGAGCATCACCTGCCAGCTCACCCCGAATCGATCCTCGACCCAGCCGTAGCGAGCACTGAAGGGGTATTCGCCCAGCGGCATGAGCACGCGACCTCCCTCGGAGAGCTCCCGCCAGACGCGATCGAGCCGATCCCGCGCGACGGCTTCGTCGCCCCCGAACATGAGCGGGTCGAAGTTCACCATGAGCGAGATACTCGGATTGGGTCGGAACTCGTCTCCCGCGTTGATGAGCGTCAGCCGGGTCGACCCGTCGCCACCGGGAATGTCGACGGCAACGGTGAGCGGGGCGCCGGCGAACTCCCGCTGGAAGTCGAGCAGCCCGGTCTCGGGATACCGGGACTCGACGGTGGATGCGGCGCCCGGGAAGACGCTCGCGTAGAACGCGCCGGCCTCCTCCGCATCTCGGTTGCACCAGATGTTGGTCACGATCTTCTGCACGACGGCCTCCTCTGCCCGGGACGGTGCTGCTCCCCAAGTATCCGTCCGCTCCTGCCGCTCGGCAAGGGGTGCTCCGAGCCCGAGACTCCCCCTTGTCGCCCCGGCCCGATGCGCGCAGAATGGGTCCCGGGGGCCGCATCGCGCCGGCCCGCGCCACCGCCGACGCAGCAACCGGGAGCCGATCGTGTCCATTCGCCTCAATCCCTACCTCAACTTCCACGGCAACGCCCGCGAGGCGCTCGAGTTCTACCACTCGGTGCTCGGCGGCTCCCTCGATCTCATGCGGTACGACTCGATCCCCGGGATGATGGGCGGCGACGACGAGGCCGAGAAGATCATGCACGGTCAGCTCGAGACTGAGGACGGCCTCACCATCATGGCCGCCGACTATCCGGCGTCGATGGCCGAGGCGCCCGACGCCTCGACGGGCGGCAACTCGATCAGCGTCTCGGGAGACGACGCGGCGCGGATCCGAGCCGCGTGGCAGGGCCTTGCGGCCGGCGCGGACATCGTCGAACCGTTCGAGCGCGCGCCCTGGGGAGACACCTTCGGCATGCTGAGGGATCGATTCGGCGTACCCTGGATGTTCAGCCTCGCCCCGCAGCCGGAGGAGGCCGACGCCGGCTGAGACCCGGCCGGCGAGAGAGAGGGACCGCGCGTGAGCATCGCACTCGAGAACGTGGGCATCGCCATTCGCGACATCGACGCCGCGATCGCCTTCTTCACCGACCTGGGCCTCACGGTCCTCGGTCGCGAAACCGTGAGCGGCGAGTGGGCGGACACGGCCGTCGGACTCGACGGCAACCACGCGAGGATCGCGATGCTCCAGACGCCCGACGGGCATGGCCGCCTCGAGCTCTTCGAGTACATCCACCCCGAGGCGATCGAGACGGAACCCACTCGTCCCCATGAGATCGGCATGCACCGCGTCGCCTTCTCCGTCGACGACATCGACCGGGCACTCGAGATCGCCGCGCGGCACGGCTGCCATCCGCTCCGCGGCGTGGCGACCTACGAGGACGTCTACAAGCTGTGCTACCTCCGCGGCCCGAGCGGCATCATCGTCATGCTCGCGGAGGCGCTGCAGAAGGACTGAGGCCGCTCAACCTTGCCCCTCCGAGGCCTGCGGGACCTCCCCGAGCCACTCGTCGACCGACACCCCGTCGAGCTGTGCGTCGGGACCCGGCAGCACGGCGCCGTTGCGCAGCGCCCGTCCGAAGCCCCCGGGGAGCGGCAGCTCGATGACCCGGGCCGGGCGACCGCGCGCCGCGGACACCCTCCGCAGCAGCTCCGCCATGCGCATCTCCGCGGGACCCGCGAGGTCCGGAGCGTCGCCGGCGGGCGCGTGCTCCGCCAGGCGCACGAGCCGAGCCGCGACCGAAGCCGCGGCGACCGGCTGCGAGCGCATGGCGGGTACGATCCGCCAGGCACCGAGCGGAACCGCGACCTGCTCCGCGAACTCGAAGAACTGGGTGGCGCGCAGGATCGTCCAGGGAACCGGCCCAGCCGCGACCGCGCGCTCCTGCGCCGCCTTCCCCGCATAGTATCCGTGCGGCGCCGCCGCGGCCCCGACGATCGACAGCGCGACGTGGTGCCCGACGCCGGCCTCGCGCTCGGCGCGATGCAGCGTCGACGTGACGGCCTCGAAGAAGCCGGTGGCCTTCGACGCCGAAGTAGTCGAGGTGCCCGACACATCGATCACGGCGTCGACGCCGGTGAGGTCGAGCCCACGGCCCAGCACCAGGTCCACTCCGTTCGCGCGGGACAGCACGATCGTTTCGTGCCCCGCCTCCTCGGCCAGTCGCACGGCGTGCGCCCCGACGGTTCCGGTTCCCCCGGCGATCGCGATCCTCATGGCCCCACCTTAGGCGCGGAGGCGCGGCGGCGGGAAGCGCACCCCGGTGCCCGCCGAAACTGAGCCAATTCTTCGAGCCCGCATGAATTATCGGCACTGAAACCCTCATGTTCGCACAATGGGATCGGTTTCGACGGCATCGGTCAGGCGCACATGCGCACCGAGCGCGGCACGCGGTAGAGTCCAGAGCCATGACGACTCGCGCGCAGATCCTCATCACCGCCCAGGAGCTCGCAGAACAGTTGGAGCGCGAGACCCTGCGCCCCGCGGATGCGCCCCGCACCCGCCTGCTCGACGTACGTTGGACGCTCGCAAGGCCCGACGGGCGAGCCGACTACGCGGCGGGGCACATCCCGGGAGCCGTCTACGTGGACCTCGACACCGAGCTGTCGCAGCATCTCGGCCCCCGGCACGGCCGGCATCCGCTGCCGGAGCCGCTGCAGCTGCAGGACGCCGTGCGGCGCTGGGGCGTGCGGAAGCAGGATGCCGTCGTCGTCTACGACGGCTGGGGCAATCTGGCCTCGGCTCGCGCATGGTGGTTGCTCCGCTCCCACGGAGTCGAAGACGTCCGCCTGCTCGACGGCGCCCTACCCGCCTGGCAGTCGGCGGGCTCCCCGCTCGAGACCGGCGATGTTCGCCCCGAGCCGGGCGACGTGGTGCTCGACCCTGGTCGGCTGCCGGTACTCGAGCTGGCCGAGGTGGCGCCGTTCGTCGCGGCGGGCGGCGCGCTCCTCGATGCCCGCGCCCCGCAGCGATACCTCGGCGAGGAGGAGCCCGTCGACCCCCGCGCCGGCCATATCCCCGGCGCGCTGAACACCCCTACCGGCGAGAATCTCGATGCCGACGGGCGCTTCCTCATGAGCGCCGAACTGCGTCAGCGCTTCCTCGACGCCGGGGTGCGCGACGGAGTTCCGGTGGCGAGCTACTGCGGTTCGGGGGTGACCGCTGCGCACAACCTGGTCGCGCTGGCCCTCGCGGGATTCCCCGGCACCCTGTTCCCCGGCTCGTGGTCTCAGTGGTCGAACCACGACCTGCCCGTAGCCCGCGGGTAGCGGACTCAGGCAGGCCGGAGCCGCTCCAACGCTACTCGCGCAGCTTGGCGCCGAAGGCGAGCTCGGCTGCGGCGACGCCCGCGAGTTTCGCCGCGCTCGCCTCCTCGGCCTTCAGCGTGCGGTCGCCGGCGCGGAAGCGCAGCGCGAAGGTCAGCGCCTTCTGCCCGTCCTCGATTCCGGCCCCGCGGTAGTCGTCGACCACGCGCGCGTGCTCGAGCAGCTCGCCCGCACCGGCCTCGACCACGGCGAGCACGTCGCCTGCCGGCACCTCGTCAGCCACCACGAGGGTGAGGTCCTGCGTCGCGGCCGGAAAGCCTGAGAGCGGCGAGGTCTCGGGCACGCGCGGCGCCAGTTCGATGATGCGCTCGAGATCGAGTTCGAAGGCGGCGACTCGGCCGGGCAGGTGGTACGCAGCCACCAGCTCGGGCAGCAGCTCACCCGCCACGCCCACGACCTCCAGGCCGCCCTCGTCGCCGTCTGCGTCCACGGCGCCGACGCGGATCGCGAGCTCCGCGGTGCGGCCGGGATGGAAGGCGCGGTGCGATCCCTGCGACACGACCAGTTCGGCCGACACGGCGCCCGCGATCGTACGGGCCGCGTCGAGCGCATCGGCCCAGTCGGTGGCGCGCTCGGCCTCGCCCGGCTGCTTGGCCACGGCGTCGCCGAGCAGCAGCCCGGCGGCCCGGCGCGGCTGGCCCGGGATCGAGGCGTCGAGCTGCGCGAGCGCCTCGTCGCTCGGTCGCTCGGCCAGCGGCGGCACGGTCTCGGTGCCGAGCTGCGGCTGGGGCGTCGACTCCGCTGCGCTCCGCTCAACCGGTGAGTTCGGCTGGAACACCGCGCCGAACTCGACGAGGGCGAGGTCGGTGAGACCGCGAGAGACATTGCGCTGCGCCGCGGTCACGAGACCGGGCAGCAGCGAGCGGCGCAGGAACGGCGCCTCGCCGTCGAGCGGATTGGCCAGGCGGATCGCCGGGATCGAGTCGGCCCCATCTCCGGCCGCCGGGGCCGAGGCGCCGGCGCCGAACGCGTCGAGCTGCGCACGCGACACGAAGGGATAGCTCTGCACCTCGTCGAAGCCGGCGGCGGTCACCACGTTCGCGGCGCGGCGACGCAGGCGCTGATCACGGGTGAGACCGCGCCCGGGCGGGGCCACCGGCAGCTCGGAGGGGATGCGGTCGTAGCCGACGATGCGCGCGACCTCCTCGATCAGGTCGGCCGCCCGGGTGAGATCGGAGCGCCAACTGGGAGGCGTCACGAAGAGCAGATCGGGATCACCGGCGGTTCCCAGCGAGATCGTGCAGCCGATCATCTCGATCGCGCCGCGGATCTCCTCGTCGCTGTAGTCGGTGCCGAGCAGCCCGTTGACGCTGGAGGCGCGCAGACGCACGACGCTCGGCTCCCGCTCGGGCACGATCTCGGCGCCGAGCTCGTCGGCGGTTCCGCCGGCGAGCTCCACGAGCAGATCGACCATGCGCTGGGCGGCAGCACGCGCGACGAGCGGATCGACGCCGCGTTCGAAGCGTTTCGAGGCCTCGCTCGGCAGTTTGTGCCTGCGGGCCGTGCGGGCCACCGACACGGGGTCGAATGTCGCGGCCTCGACGAGCACGTCGACGGTGGACTCGTCGGCCTTCGTCGACTCCCCGCCCATGACGCCGGCGAGGCCGATGGGCCCGGACTCGTCCGTGATCAGCAGGTCCTCCGGGTGCAGCGCGCGCTCCTGGCCGTCGAGCGTCATGAGGGTCTCCCCCGCCCGAGCGCGCCGCACAGTGATGCCGCCCTGCAGCTTCGCCAGATCGTAGGCGTGCAGCGGCTGGCCCAGCTCGAGCATCACGTAGTTCGAGATGTCGACCTCGAGCGAGAGCGAGCGGATACCTGCGAGCTGCAGGCGCGCGGCCATCCAGGGGGGTGTCGGACGCGTCTGGTCGATGCCGCGGACCACCCGGGCGACGAAGCCCGTCGCGCCGACGCGACCGCGGATCGGCGCGTCGTCCTCGATGGACACGGAGAAGCCCGACGCCGGCTTGGGAGACGCGGCGGACACGGGATCGCCGAACGCGGCCCCGGTCGAGTGGCCGTACTCGCGGGCGACACCGCGGATCGAGAAGGCGTAGCCGCGATCCGGGGTCACGTTGATCTCGACGGCCGAGTCGTCGAGTCCCAGGAGCGCCTTCGCGTCCGCCCCCGCATCGGGATCGAGGCCGAGGCGCGAGAGCACGATGATGCCGTCGTGATCCTCGCCGAGCGACAGCTCGCGCGCCGAGGCGATCATGCCGTCGCTCACGTGCCCGTAGGTCTTGCGCGCCGCGATGGCGAAGTCGCCGGGCAGCACGGCACCGGGAAGGCACACGACGACCTTGTCGCCCGCCTCGAAGTTGTGAGCGCCGCACACGATGCCGCGCACGTCCTCGCCGCCGTCGGCGGCTTGCTCGCCGGGCGCCGCGACCCGTACTCGGCACCAGTTGACGGTCTTGCCGTTCGAGTGCTCCTCGGGTTCGCGCGACAGCACCTCACCGACCACGACCGGGCCGGACACCTCGAAGCGGCGGATCGACTCCTCCTCGAAGCCCACGCGCACGAGATCGGCGTGCACCTCTTCCGGGGTGACTCCCTCGGGCAGCGACACGTACTCGCCGAGCCAGCTGAGTGGAACGCGCATTAGACCAGTCCTCCGAACTGACGGTTGAATCTCACATCGCCCTCGACCATGTCGCGCATGTCGTTGAGGTCGTGACGGAACTGCAGCGTGCGCTCGATCCCCATGCCGAACGCGAAGCCCTGGTACTCGTCGGGATCGATCCCGGCCGCGAGCAGCACATTGGGATCGACCATCCCGCACCCGCCCCACTCGACCCAGCGCGCACCGCCCTTGGCGTGCGGCTGCCACACGTCCATCTCGGCCGAGGGCTCGGTGAAGGGGAAGAAGTTGGGGCGCAGGCGGATCTGCGCCTCCTCGCCGAACATCTGGCGGGCGAAGTGCTCGAGCGTGCCGCGCAGGTGCGCCATGGTGAGGCCGCGATCGATCGCGATGCCCTCGATCTGGTGGAACACCGGGGTGTGCGTGGCATCGAGCTCGTCGGTGCGGTAGACGCGGCCGGGCGCAACCACGTAGACGGGCAGGTCGCGGCCGAGCAGCGACCGCACCTGCACGGGCGAGGTGTGGGTGCGCAGCAGCAGGTGGCGATCCGCGGGCTCGATGAAGAAGGTGTCCTGCATCGCCCGTGCTGGGTGGTCTGGGTCGAAGCCGAGGGCGTCGAAGTTGAACCACTCGTGCTCGATCTCGGGTCCCTCCGCGATCTCCCAGCCCATGCCGACGAAGATGTCGGCCGCTTCCTCCTGGAGCTGGGCCAGCGGGTGGCGGGATCCGGCCCGCTTGCGCACGGGCGCCTCGGTGACGTCGACGGTCTCGGCGACGAGACGCTCCGCGGCCTCCTGGGCTGCCAACTCGGCCTCGCGGCCCTTGTACGCGCCCTCGATGCGCCCGCGAGCCTGCCCCATGAGCTTGCCGGTCGCGGCCTTCTCGTCCTTCGGCACCTCGCGCATGAGGGCGTTGAGCCTGGCGATCGCCGACGCATCGCCCGCGTGCTCGGTGCGGGCCGCTTTCAGGCCCGCGACGGAGCCGGCGGCGGCGAATGCGGCGAGCGCGGCGTCGACGGCCGCATCGGCGGCTTCCCTGGTGATCGGATTGCTGCTGGTGGTGTCTGACACAAGGCCCTATCCTACCCGGACACCGCGTCCGACCCGCGCGCGTCGAGGGTCGACGGGTGCAGCCCACGGGGCACCTCGCCTCCCACCCGGAGTCGTGCGACGAGATCCCGATTCTTGCCGTCGGACCGCGGGACGAGCGGCAGAATTCGGGATCTCAAGACGCCGTCACGTCGAGGGCGGGCCCGAGTCGGCCCGCTCGCGGTGAGGGGCGGCCTCGCCCGCACCATCCGCCTCGCCTCTCGCGAGCGCGGCGATGAGCGGCTGCAGGAGGCGCTCCAGACGTCCGTCGTCATCGCCCGCGAGCGCGGATTCGAGCGCCTCCGCCACCGCCCCGGGAACGGTCGCGCCGTAGCGGCGCCCGTCGACCTCGAACGAGAAGGAGACCCGCCCGGGGGCGGGAGCCGTCGCGTCTCGGGCCTCGCCGATGTCGTCGGGATCCACCGTGACGAATCGGATCACCGCTCCGGGCCGCAGCTGGGCGGCGCGATCGAGGTCGGCGTCGACGACCGTGCCGATCACCGGATAGCCCCCGGTCACGGGATGGTCGGCGAGGAAGAGCACTGGCTGCCCGTCCGGCGGCACCTGCACCGAGCCGCGTACCATGCCCTCCGTGGGGAGCTCACCGGGGCGCTTCCGCTCGAGCGGGGCACCGTCGAGCCTCAGGCCGATGCGGTTGGATCGCGCCGTCACGCTCCACGTCCGAAATGCGAACGACGCCGCGGCCGCATCCGTGAACCACTCGTCCCTCGGGCCGGGCACGAAGCGCAGCACGACGGCGCCCCGGGGATGCGCGGGCTCCGTCATCGGCTGCACTCCGCCGTCGGTGTCGGACCCGACGGCAAGCCGGTCGCCCCTCCGGAGCGGGGCGGGTCCGAGCCCCGACAGGCTGTCGTGGGAGGCGCTGCCCATCACCCGGCCCCCCGCGATCCCGCCCCGCACGGCGACGTAGCAGCGCAACCCGTCCGAGGGCGCGCCGAGCCGCAAGGT
This window encodes:
- a CDS encoding GntR family transcriptional regulator → MRASDRAYATLLEEIQSGALTPGSVVGEVEQAERLGVSRTPMREAIGRLVADGLVRQQSPRVLVVSGFDADDIGELFEARRALEETAARIAAERGDRQLFAALAAAFTAAHPETGDVAADEYYTLISRFDAAVDAAVDNAYLTSALRTIRTHLVRARRLARDNRSRLRASVSEHALIAEAIARGDAELAAHATHVHLHNALASILSSIADPGRGSSSPTPEGPQ
- a CDS encoding VOC family protein; its protein translation is MQKIVTNIWCNRDAEEAGAFYASVFPGAASTVESRYPETGLLDFQREFAGAPLTVAVDIPGGDGSTRLTLINAGDEFRPNPSISLMVNFDPLMFGGDEAVARDRLDRVWRELSEGGRVLMPLGEYPFSARYGWVEDRFGVSWQVMLTDPDGDPRPFLVPALMFSGAVQNRASEAIDRYVAVFDDAAAGGRFPYGEQTGPASPEALMYGEFRIGEQWFAVMDSAVEQDAPFTCGVSLEVRCADQAEIDRLWEALSAVPEAEQCGWLADRFGVSWQIVPANMGELMEHPGAFERMMPMKKIIIAEL
- a CDS encoding VOC family protein codes for the protein MSIRLNPYLNFHGNAREALEFYHSVLGGSLDLMRYDSIPGMMGGDDEAEKIMHGQLETEDGLTIMAADYPASMAEAPDASTGGNSISVSGDDAARIRAAWQGLAAGADIVEPFERAPWGDTFGMLRDRFGVPWMFSLAPQPEEADAG
- a CDS encoding VOC family protein is translated as MSIALENVGIAIRDIDAAIAFFTDLGLTVLGRETVSGEWADTAVGLDGNHARIAMLQTPDGHGRLELFEYIHPEAIETEPTRPHEIGMHRVAFSVDDIDRALEIAARHGCHPLRGVATYEDVYKLCYLRGPSGIIVMLAEALQKD
- a CDS encoding SDR family oxidoreductase, with translation MRIAIAGGTGTVGAHAVRLAEEAGHETIVLSRANGVDLVLGRGLDLTGVDAVIDVSGTSTTSASKATGFFEAVTSTLHRAEREAGVGHHVALSIVGAAAAPHGYYAGKAAQERAVAAGPVPWTILRATQFFEFAEQVAVPLGAWRIVPAMRSQPVAAASVAARLVRLAEHAPAGDAPDLAGPAEMRMAELLRRVSAARGRPARVIELPLPGGFGRALRNGAVLPGPDAQLDGVSVDEWLGEVPQASEGQG
- a CDS encoding sulfurtransferase, whose translation is MTTRAQILITAQELAEQLERETLRPADAPRTRLLDVRWTLARPDGRADYAAGHIPGAVYVDLDTELSQHLGPRHGRHPLPEPLQLQDAVRRWGVRKQDAVVVYDGWGNLASARAWWLLRSHGVEDVRLLDGALPAWQSAGSPLETGDVRPEPGDVVLDPGRLPVLELAEVAPFVAAGGALLDARAPQRYLGEEEPVDPRAGHIPGALNTPTGENLDADGRFLMSAELRQRFLDAGVRDGVPVASYCGSGVTAAHNLVALALAGFPGTLFPGSWSQWSNHDLPVARG
- the pheT gene encoding phenylalanine--tRNA ligase subunit beta, with the protein product MRVPLSWLGEYVSLPEGVTPEEVHADLVRVGFEEESIRRFEVSGPVVVGEVLSREPEEHSNGKTVNWCRVRVAAPGEQAADGGEDVRGIVCGAHNFEAGDKVVVCLPGAVLPGDFAIAARKTYGHVSDGMIASARELSLGEDHDGIIVLSRLGLDPDAGADAKALLGLDDSAVEINVTPDRGYAFSIRGVAREYGHSTGAAFGDPVSAASPKPASGFSVSIEDDAPIRGRVGATGFVARVVRGIDQTRPTPPWMAARLQLAGIRSLSLEVDISNYVMLELGQPLHAYDLAKLQGGITVRRARAGETLMTLDGQERALHPEDLLITDESGPIGLAGVMGGESTKADESTVDVLVEAATFDPVSVARTARRHKLPSEASKRFERGVDPLVARAAAQRMVDLLVELAGGTADELGAEIVPEREPSVVRLRASSVNGLLGTDYSDEEIRGAIEMIGCTISLGTAGDPDLLFVTPPSWRSDLTRAADLIEEVARIVGYDRIPSELPVAPPGRGLTRDQRLRRRAANVVTAAGFDEVQSYPFVSRAQLDAFGAGASAPAAGDGADSIPAIRLANPLDGEAPFLRRSLLPGLVTAAQRNVSRGLTDLALVEFGAVFQPNSPVERSAAESTPQPQLGTETVPPLAERPSDEALAQLDASIPGQPRRAAGLLLGDAVAKQPGEAERATDWADALDAARTIAGAVSAELVVSQGSHRAFHPGRTAELAIRVGAVDADGDEGGLEVVGVAGELLPELVAAYHLPGRVAAFELDLERIIELAPRVPETSPLSGFPAATQDLTLVVADEVPAGDVLAVVEAGAGELLEHARVVDDYRGAGIEDGQKALTFALRFRAGDRTLKAEEASAAKLAGVAAAELAFGAKLRE
- the pheS gene encoding phenylalanine--tRNA ligase subunit alpha; the encoded protein is MSDTTSSNPITREAADAAVDAALAAFAAAGSVAGLKAARTEHAGDASAIARLNALMREVPKDEKAATGKLMGQARGRIEGAYKGREAELAAQEAAERLVAETVDVTEAPVRKRAGSRHPLAQLQEEAADIFVGMGWEIAEGPEIEHEWFNFDALGFDPDHPARAMQDTFFIEPADRHLLLRTHTSPVQVRSLLGRDLPVYVVAPGRVYRTDELDATHTPVFHQIEGIAIDRGLTMAHLRGTLEHFARQMFGEEAQIRLRPNFFPFTEPSAEMDVWQPHAKGGARWVEWGGCGMVDPNVLLAAGIDPDEYQGFAFGMGIERTLQFRHDLNDMRDMVEGDVRFNRQFGGLV